Proteins encoded together in one Ferroglobus placidus DSM 10642 window:
- a CDS encoding nitrate reductase subunit alpha: MAERIKDVYSPELRSWEEFYRNRWQYDKVVRSTHGANCTGSCSWFVYVKDGIVTWELQATDYPSFNPDVPNYEPRGCQRGISASWYLYSPLRPKYPYVRGVLLDLWREAKEKHKDPVEAWKSIVENPELRNKYVRKRGMGGFRRSSWDEVVEIIAAATIYTVKKYGPDRVIGFTPIPAMSMISYASGARFLQLLGGVCLSFYDWYCDLPPASPQIWGEQTDVNESADWYNAGFIAIMGSNLNMTRTPDTHYLSEAKYRGAKVVVFSPDYSQVSKFADVWIPIEQGHDAAFWMAANHVIMKEFYFDKETPYFIEYVKKYTDLPFLVKLKQEGDVFVFDRFLRASEIERGKDLKNAEWILCVMDEKGEIRIPNGSIGFRWGEEGKWNLEMRDAVDGEEIDVKLSLFGEDYVMVKFYYEDYGESIRAVPAKKIKTANGEVVVATVFDLLAAHLGISRGLPGDYPKDYDDDKPFTPAWQEKYTKISRKTVIKIAREWAENGEKTKGRNLVIIGPGLNHWYHNDLNYRAVITALILTGSVGRNGGGLAHYVGQEKVAPIASWAVVAFAQDWVKPPRLQNSPSFYYVHTDQWRYDGCKYIDKVDGLPKHTIDFNVKAVRLGWLPFYPQFNENPLKLVEEAQKSGAKSDEEIRRWIVNKLREGSLKFAIEDPDAEENWPRVWFIWRGNAIGSSPKGHEFFLKHFVGAPNSNAMAKEVAKDLVEEVVWREAPEGKLDLIVDLNFRMDTTAVYSDIVLPAAHWYEKNDIQSTDLHTFINCLGAATSPAWEAKSDWEIFKLIAKKFSELAEKHFPKPVKDVVMAPLLHDTPEEITQPEVKDWKKGETEPIPGKTMPKLVIVERDYANLYKRFISLGPGIKTLGAHGVSWDASDIYEELLEKYPTAKWNGNKYISLEDEVTVANVILTFAPETNGEISYRGFKNLEKKVGKKLSEIVEPYRSYRVTFEDVVTQPRRIITSPVWSGNINDGRTYSPYTLNVEFEIPWRTLSGRQELYLDHPYYIAFHEALPTFKPKLSPKLLDELEGEEGLILNFITPHGKWSIHSTYYDNLRMLTLSRGGQVVWINDEDARNAGINDNDWVEVYNNNGVIVCRAVVSSRVPKGMAIMYHAPERTLYIPKSKKTGRRGGVHNSVTRTRLKPLLMVGGYAQFSYYFNYWGPTGVNRDTYVIVRNVIVRKLER; the protein is encoded by the coding sequence ATGGCTGAAAGGATAAAAGATGTGTATTCTCCAGAGTTGAGAAGCTGGGAAGAGTTTTACCGAAACAGATGGCAGTACGATAAAGTTGTTAGGAGCACTCACGGAGCTAATTGCACGGGAAGCTGCAGCTGGTTTGTTTACGTAAAAGACGGAATAGTTACTTGGGAACTCCAAGCGACCGACTATCCGAGTTTCAACCCAGATGTACCTAACTACGAACCAAGAGGGTGTCAGAGGGGAATTAGTGCATCTTGGTATCTCTACAGTCCGTTACGCCCGAAGTATCCTTATGTAAGGGGAGTTCTCCTCGATCTCTGGAGAGAAGCAAAGGAGAAGCACAAAGACCCGGTGGAAGCTTGGAAGAGCATCGTCGAAAATCCGGAGTTGAGGAACAAGTACGTCAGAAAGAGAGGAATGGGTGGATTCAGAAGATCGAGCTGGGATGAGGTAGTTGAGATAATAGCCGCTGCAACGATTTACACAGTTAAAAAGTACGGCCCAGACAGAGTTATAGGATTCACGCCGATTCCAGCGATGTCGATGATAAGCTACGCCTCTGGAGCAAGATTCCTCCAGCTTTTAGGAGGAGTTTGTCTGAGCTTTTACGACTGGTATTGCGATTTACCTCCAGCCTCTCCCCAAATATGGGGTGAGCAAACGGATGTAAACGAGTCGGCAGATTGGTATAATGCCGGATTCATCGCAATCATGGGTTCGAACTTAAACATGACCAGAACTCCAGACACCCATTACTTATCGGAAGCCAAGTATAGAGGAGCTAAAGTCGTCGTTTTCTCTCCAGACTATAGCCAAGTTAGCAAGTTTGCTGATGTATGGATACCAATAGAGCAAGGACACGACGCAGCCTTCTGGATGGCAGCCAACCACGTCATAATGAAGGAGTTCTACTTCGATAAGGAAACTCCCTACTTCATCGAATACGTGAAAAAGTACACCGATCTACCTTTCTTAGTCAAGTTAAAGCAAGAAGGGGATGTTTTCGTCTTTGACAGATTTTTGAGGGCATCCGAAATTGAAAGAGGAAAAGATCTGAAAAATGCGGAGTGGATTCTGTGCGTTATGGACGAGAAGGGAGAGATTAGGATTCCGAACGGAAGCATTGGATTCAGGTGGGGAGAAGAAGGAAAGTGGAATCTTGAGATGAGAGATGCCGTTGACGGAGAAGAAATTGACGTCAAACTCAGCCTCTTCGGAGAAGATTACGTGATGGTGAAGTTTTATTACGAAGACTACGGAGAGAGCATACGAGCCGTTCCAGCGAAGAAAATTAAGACAGCCAATGGAGAAGTCGTAGTCGCTACCGTCTTTGACCTCCTCGCAGCACACCTCGGAATTTCCAGAGGATTGCCAGGGGATTATCCTAAAGACTATGACGACGACAAACCTTTCACTCCAGCTTGGCAGGAGAAGTACACGAAGATAAGCAGAAAGACGGTCATAAAGATCGCAAGAGAGTGGGCTGAGAACGGAGAGAAAACTAAGGGAAGAAACCTCGTGATAATCGGTCCCGGATTGAACCACTGGTACCACAACGATTTAAATTACAGAGCCGTTATCACGGCGTTGATATTAACTGGAAGCGTCGGAAGAAACGGAGGAGGGCTTGCTCATTACGTTGGACAAGAAAAGGTAGCTCCTATTGCCTCTTGGGCTGTTGTTGCCTTCGCACAGGACTGGGTTAAGCCACCAAGACTGCAAAACTCACCAAGCTTCTACTACGTGCACACGGATCAGTGGCGATACGATGGATGTAAGTATATAGACAAGGTCGATGGACTGCCGAAGCACACAATAGACTTCAACGTGAAAGCTGTTAGGCTTGGCTGGTTACCCTTCTATCCTCAATTCAACGAAAATCCTTTGAAGCTCGTGGAAGAGGCTCAAAAATCGGGAGCTAAGAGTGACGAAGAGATCAGGAGATGGATAGTCAATAAACTGAGGGAAGGAAGTTTGAAGTTCGCAATAGAGGATCCGGACGCTGAAGAGAACTGGCCGAGAGTATGGTTCATATGGAGAGGGAATGCCATAGGATCGAGCCCCAAGGGTCACGAGTTCTTCCTAAAGCACTTCGTTGGAGCTCCAAACAGCAACGCAATGGCTAAAGAGGTCGCCAAGGATCTGGTTGAGGAGGTTGTTTGGAGAGAAGCTCCGGAAGGTAAGCTGGACTTAATCGTTGATTTGAACTTCCGAATGGACACAACTGCCGTTTACTCGGACATCGTTTTGCCAGCTGCCCACTGGTACGAAAAGAACGACATTCAATCCACAGATTTGCACACATTCATTAACTGTCTTGGAGCTGCAACATCTCCAGCTTGGGAGGCAAAATCCGACTGGGAGATTTTCAAGCTCATCGCAAAGAAATTCAGTGAGCTTGCTGAGAAGCACTTCCCGAAGCCGGTTAAAGATGTTGTAATGGCACCTCTCCTCCACGACACTCCGGAAGAGATAACCCAGCCGGAGGTCAAGGACTGGAAGAAAGGAGAGACGGAGCCAATTCCTGGAAAGACCATGCCCAAACTCGTAATAGTCGAAAGGGACTACGCCAACCTGTACAAGCGATTCATATCCTTAGGACCGGGAATTAAAACTCTCGGAGCTCACGGAGTTAGCTGGGATGCAAGCGACATTTACGAGGAGCTTCTTGAGAAGTATCCCACGGCGAAGTGGAACGGAAACAAGTACATTTCCCTTGAAGACGAGGTGACTGTTGCCAACGTAATTCTGACTTTTGCTCCCGAAACGAACGGAGAGATTAGCTATCGAGGATTCAAGAATTTGGAGAAGAAGGTCGGTAAAAAGCTTAGTGAAATTGTCGAACCCTACAGAAGCTACAGAGTTACTTTCGAAGATGTCGTGACGCAGCCGAGAAGAATTATCACAAGCCCCGTCTGGAGTGGAAACATCAACGATGGAAGAACATATTCCCCCTACACCCTCAACGTCGAATTCGAAATACCTTGGAGGACTCTAAGCGGAAGGCAGGAGCTCTACCTTGACCATCCCTACTACATAGCCTTCCACGAAGCTTTGCCAACATTCAAGCCCAAGCTCAGCCCCAAGCTTCTTGACGAGCTTGAAGGAGAAGAAGGACTGATTCTAAACTTTATAACACCTCACGGGAAGTGGAGCATTCACTCAACCTACTACGACAATCTGAGAATGCTAACTTTGTCGAGAGGAGGGCAGGTAGTCTGGATAAACGACGAAGATGCGAGGAATGCTGGAATAAACGATAACGACTGGGTAGAAGTTTATAACAACAACGGAGTCATAGTTTGCAGAGCTGTCGTTTCTTCAAGAGTGCCGAAAGGAATGGCAATAATGTACCACGCTCCAGAGAGAACTCTCTACATTCCGAAATCGAAGAAAACTGGAAGGAGAGGAGGAGTTCATAACAGCGTGACGAGAACGAGGCTCAAACCGCTTCTCATGGTTGGAGGGTATGCGCAGTTCAGCTACTACTTCAACTACTGGGGACCGACGGGAGTGAACAGAGACACTTACGTTATTGTTAGGAACGTTATTGTTAGGAAGCTTGAGAGGTGA
- the narH gene encoding nitrate reductase subunit beta, translating to MDVRAQLVMVFNLDKCLGCHTCSIACKNIWTDRRGAEYMWWNNVETKPGAGYPKFWEDQKRYKGGWVLRGDKLKLRAFSKLSTLLNIFYQPHMPRLEDYYHPWTYDYAKLYESPEESDQPVAEPISLISGEKIDIEFGPNWDDDLGGSPLYAEEDINLDERRIVTNFGSIFMFYLPRICNHCLNPACVAACPQRAIYKRGEDGIVLVDQNTCRGWRFCVTACPYKKVYYNWNTGKSEKCIFCYPRTETAQANACAHSCVGRIRYVGVVLYDADRIEDALKVKDEELVEAQRKIILDPRDEMVRKAAKENGVPDNWLEAALKSPAYALIKEYELALPLHPEFRTMPMTFYIPPLSPVLAVHRAIHDVEEHEEVPDKNLLRVPVRYLSKLFAGGNERVVTEALERLVALRKYMRARNVGEQPDEDSLRKAGLDAESAEKLYRLLTIASYNERYAIPSLHREYLDVTPSEERRGGSGFGISIRPRGGQ from the coding sequence ATGGATGTTAGAGCTCAGCTTGTTATGGTTTTCAACCTTGACAAGTGCTTAGGCTGTCACACCTGCAGCATAGCCTGCAAGAACATCTGGACAGACAGAAGAGGAGCGGAGTACATGTGGTGGAACAACGTTGAAACCAAGCCCGGAGCAGGATATCCGAAATTCTGGGAAGATCAGAAAAGGTACAAAGGTGGATGGGTTCTGAGGGGGGACAAGTTAAAGCTAAGGGCTTTCAGCAAGCTTTCAACCCTTTTAAACATATTCTACCAGCCCCACATGCCCAGACTCGAAGACTACTACCACCCCTGGACTTACGATTACGCAAAGCTATATGAATCCCCAGAAGAAAGCGATCAGCCTGTTGCCGAGCCCATTTCACTCATTTCTGGAGAGAAAATAGACATAGAGTTCGGTCCGAACTGGGATGACGATCTTGGAGGTTCGCCCCTTTACGCTGAAGAGGACATCAATTTGGATGAGAGAAGAATAGTCACGAATTTTGGAAGCATCTTCATGTTCTACTTACCAAGAATTTGCAATCACTGCTTAAATCCAGCCTGCGTAGCAGCTTGCCCCCAAAGAGCCATATACAAGAGAGGAGAGGATGGAATCGTTCTCGTCGACCAGAACACATGCAGAGGATGGAGATTTTGCGTAACAGCTTGCCCCTACAAGAAAGTTTACTACAACTGGAACACCGGAAAGTCTGAAAAGTGCATATTCTGCTATCCACGAACGGAAACTGCTCAAGCCAACGCCTGTGCTCATAGCTGCGTTGGAAGGATTAGGTACGTTGGAGTAGTTTTGTACGACGCAGATAGAATTGAAGATGCTTTGAAAGTTAAAGACGAGGAGCTCGTTGAAGCTCAGAGGAAAATCATCCTCGATCCGAGGGATGAAATGGTTAGAAAAGCTGCCAAGGAAAACGGAGTTCCGGATAACTGGCTCGAAGCCGCTTTGAAATCACCGGCATATGCTCTAATTAAGGAGTACGAGCTTGCTTTACCTCTGCATCCAGAATTCAGAACAATGCCGATGACTTTCTACATTCCACCACTCTCTCCAGTTTTAGCCGTTCACAGAGCAATACACGATGTTGAAGAGCATGAGGAAGTTCCGGACAAGAATTTGCTAAGAGTTCCGGTGAGGTACCTCTCCAAGCTTTTCGCCGGCGGAAACGAGAGAGTTGTGACTGAGGCACTTGAAAGACTCGTCGCTTTGAGGAAGTACATGAGAGCGAGAAACGTCGGAGAGCAGCCAGATGAGGATAGCTTAAGAAAAGCGGGTCTTGATGCTGAAAGCGCTGAAAAGCTGTATCGATTACTCACCATAGCGAGCTACAATGAGAGATACGCTATTCCATCTCTCCACAGAGAATACCTTGACGTCACACCCTCAGAGGAAAGGAGGGGAGGAAGTGGTTTCGGTATATCGATCAGACCGAGGGGAGGGCAATGA
- the narJ gene encoding nitrate reductase molybdenum cofactor assembly chaperone, whose translation MKKMKDCYKLLSKLLQYPSDLLEMRDAAKKLYKLIRGIEAEEIEEAKKEFEKFIEFLEKSTIEEIEEEYVRTFDLFPLCPPYVFHHVCGESYRRSEYLVKLMEIYRKHGFEPDKTLKKELPDHIAVIVSFLGELDDRRDFLEFIIKGINKMTDTVKKKETPYRALILLTHALCSADLKFWSKKLEGVIEC comes from the coding sequence ATGAAGAAGATGAAAGATTGCTACAAACTCCTATCAAAACTCTTGCAGTATCCAAGCGATCTCTTAGAAATGAGAGATGCTGCTAAAAAACTTTACAAACTGATAAGAGGCATTGAAGCTGAGGAAATAGAAGAGGCGAAGAAAGAGTTTGAAAAATTTATTGAATTCCTCGAAAAGTCCACTATAGAAGAAATCGAAGAGGAGTACGTAAGAACTTTTGATTTATTCCCACTCTGCCCCCCTTACGTTTTTCACCACGTTTGCGGTGAGAGTTACAGAAGAAGTGAGTATCTGGTTAAGCTCATGGAAATCTATAGAAAGCATGGATTTGAACCAGATAAAACTCTGAAAAAAGAACTTCCCGATCATATAGCTGTGATCGTAAGCTTTTTGGGAGAGTTAGATGATAGACGAGACTTTCTGGAGTTTATCATAAAAGGTATTAATAAAATGACTGATACTGTGAAGAAGAAAGAAACTCCTTACAGAGCACTTATTCTCTTAACTCATGCTTTATGCTCTGCAGATTTGAAATTTTGGAGTAAAAAATTGGAGGGGGTGATCGAATGTTAG
- a CDS encoding respiratory nitrate reductase subunit gamma: MLDTLIFVVLPYAAIALALFVTPYRYFKNRLDWSAFSTQFLERRKLYWGSIPWHYGVVIVLAGHLIGFLFPSAVQSALSNFSMLIVLESIALALGLLALVGSVILLIRRASGIVRAVTSYSDWIVLLLVLNQAITGVYMGVFARWGMEWYLYTAVPWLYSLLTLNPQIGYVSELPLVFKLHVAGAFLILAVLPFTKFVHFLFLPLDFLKDPPLLYRWASRKEKKVAIEETKRS; encoded by the coding sequence ATGTTAGATACGTTAATTTTTGTAGTTCTGCCGTACGCTGCGATAGCTCTCGCCTTATTTGTTACACCCTATAGATATTTCAAGAATAGACTTGACTGGAGCGCTTTCTCAACCCAGTTCTTGGAAAGAAGAAAGCTCTACTGGGGTAGCATTCCCTGGCATTACGGAGTTGTAATTGTTCTTGCCGGTCACCTGATAGGATTTCTGTTTCCGTCAGCAGTGCAGAGCGCTTTGTCGAATTTCTCCATGCTTATCGTACTGGAAAGCATAGCGCTAGCTCTCGGATTGCTTGCATTGGTTGGTAGCGTTATCTTATTAATTAGAAGAGCTTCCGGAATCGTCAGAGCTGTCACAAGCTACTCTGACTGGATAGTCCTTCTACTTGTACTCAACCAAGCAATAACCGGAGTTTACATGGGAGTTTTCGCCAGATGGGGAATGGAATGGTATTTATACACAGCAGTTCCCTGGCTTTATTCGCTGCTCACGTTAAATCCGCAAATAGGCTACGTTTCCGAGCTACCGCTGGTTTTCAAGCTTCATGTGGCTGGAGCATTCTTAATATTGGCGGTGCTTCCCTTCACGAAATTCGTGCACTTCCTTTTCCTACCTCTCGACTTCCTAAAAGATCCTCCTCTGCTCTACAGATGGGCGAGTAGAAAGGAGAAGAAGGTTGCCATAGAGGAAACAAAAAGAAGCTAA
- a CDS encoding MFS transporter: MVSAEDLKKKYGLKGDPKEGLIAATLGFFVGFAAVALYGPTAKEFKDVMGLSGTLLGLLVAIPQLTGSLFRIPFGAWVDKVGGKKPMLTLLALSVIGMAGLTTLLILYYPHGLTMEMYPLILLFGALSGCGVATFSVGIPQTSYWFPQKRQGWALGTYAGLGNTAPGFFTLLIPFALAALGLPGAYSAWFLFLLAGTIVYAIIAHDAYYFQLVKKGVPRDEAIKIAKQLGQELFPSGKLVDALKISAKIGRTWALVALYFTSFGGFLALTTWFPTYWRLFHGFDIKTAGILGGVGFSLLASFIRVYGGYLSDKMGGERTAIMSYTLVLIGAGILTISTSFAPALIGEILIGAGMGIANAAVFKLVAKYVPEAVGGASGWVGGLGAFGGFVVPPILGAFVDAFGELGYARGFIVYVALALMSITISLILKKRYGHEIH; the protein is encoded by the coding sequence ATGGTAAGCGCTGAGGATTTGAAGAAAAAGTACGGTTTGAAGGGTGATCCGAAGGAAGGATTGATAGCTGCAACCCTCGGATTTTTTGTAGGATTTGCAGCTGTCGCTTTGTATGGGCCAACAGCAAAGGAATTTAAGGATGTGATGGGTCTTTCGGGAACTCTGCTCGGATTACTCGTAGCTATACCTCAGCTAACCGGTTCGCTCTTCAGAATCCCCTTCGGAGCGTGGGTTGATAAGGTCGGCGGTAAAAAGCCGATGCTAACGCTGTTAGCTCTCTCAGTTATCGGTATGGCTGGTTTAACAACCCTGCTGATTCTCTACTATCCCCACGGACTCACAATGGAGATGTACCCACTCATATTACTCTTCGGTGCTTTGAGCGGTTGCGGAGTGGCTACTTTTTCAGTTGGAATTCCCCAAACTTCTTACTGGTTCCCGCAGAAAAGACAGGGATGGGCTCTCGGAACTTATGCTGGATTGGGTAACACCGCTCCCGGCTTTTTCACATTACTCATTCCCTTCGCTTTAGCCGCTCTTGGATTGCCTGGAGCTTATTCGGCATGGTTCCTGTTCCTGCTGGCTGGAACGATAGTGTATGCGATCATAGCTCACGACGCTTACTACTTCCAGCTTGTGAAGAAAGGAGTCCCAAGGGATGAGGCAATAAAAATAGCAAAACAGCTTGGACAGGAGCTTTTCCCTTCTGGAAAACTCGTTGACGCTCTAAAGATTTCCGCAAAAATAGGCAGAACATGGGCTCTCGTTGCTTTGTACTTCACCTCTTTCGGTGGTTTTCTCGCCCTCACCACATGGTTCCCCACCTACTGGAGACTCTTTCACGGCTTTGACATAAAAACAGCCGGAATTCTCGGAGGAGTTGGATTCTCTTTGCTTGCATCGTTTATCAGAGTTTACGGAGGGTATCTAAGCGATAAGATGGGTGGGGAGAGAACCGCGATAATGAGTTACACTCTCGTTTTGATAGGTGCGGGAATTCTAACGATTTCGACAAGCTTCGCTCCGGCATTGATAGGAGAGATTCTCATAGGAGCGGGGATGGGAATTGCCAACGCTGCAGTTTTCAAACTCGTCGCCAAATACGTTCCAGAAGCTGTTGGTGGAGCAAGCGGTTGGGTTGGTGGTTTAGGAGCTTTTGGAGGCTTCGTAGTCCCACCGATCCTTGGTGCCTTTGTCGATGCCTTCGGTGAGCTTGGATATGCAAGAGGGTTCATCGTCTACGTTGCACTTGCCCTCATGTCGATAACCATATCCCTGATCTTGAAAAAGAGGTACGGGCACGAAATACACTGA
- the larB gene encoding nickel pincer cofactor biosynthesis protein LarB, translating to MNLRDDFFKKLIKEVEDFAKIDIFREERAGKPEAVFGEGKSLEELVKIIEAYVKEKGRVLVTRVKKEHLEELKKRFGNARINERARTVIVGDIPQPFAKVAVLSAGTSDIAVAEEACETLIFLGIEPLKFYDVGVAGIHRLLEPLKKCMEEGVVAIIVVAGMEGALPSVVAGLVDVPVIGVPTSIGYGTSLKGFTALFSMLSSCSSGLAVVNIDNGFGAAVFASLIARVAKRGESK from the coding sequence ATGAATCTTAGAGACGATTTTTTTAAAAAATTAATTAAAGAGGTCGAGGATTTTGCGAAAATAGACATTTTTAGAGAGGAGAGAGCTGGTAAGCCCGAAGCCGTTTTCGGAGAAGGGAAAAGCTTGGAGGAGCTCGTGAAAATAATCGAAGCTTACGTTAAGGAGAAAGGAAGAGTCCTCGTTACGAGGGTTAAAAAAGAGCATCTCGAAGAATTGAAAAAGAGATTCGGAAACGCAAGAATCAACGAGAGGGCGAGAACGGTAATAGTTGGAGATATTCCTCAACCCTTCGCAAAAGTGGCTGTCCTTTCAGCCGGGACATCAGACATAGCTGTTGCTGAAGAGGCTTGCGAAACTCTGATTTTTCTCGGAATAGAGCCGCTGAAGTTTTACGACGTCGGTGTGGCTGGGATTCACAGACTTTTAGAGCCTTTAAAGAAGTGCATGGAAGAAGGAGTAGTGGCGATAATCGTCGTCGCGGGAATGGAGGGGGCTTTGCCTTCAGTAGTTGCCGGCTTGGTCGACGTGCCAGTTATAGGAGTTCCAACGTCAATCGGCTACGGAACGAGTTTGAAGGGATTTACGGCGCTATTTTCCATGCTCTCCTCATGCTCTTCCGGCTTGGCAGTCGTGAACATCGACAACGGTTTTGGGGCTGCCGTTTTCGCGAGTTTGATAGCAAGAGTTGCCAAACGAGGAGAATCGAAATAA